Within the Gossypium raimondii isolate GPD5lz chromosome 12, ASM2569854v1, whole genome shotgun sequence genome, the region CTGAGTCCTTCATTTTGAGATTTTCAAAATCTCTTCTCATGTTGATCAGTTGCTGTTGCCTGGTCTTGTCAGACCCCTGAAACTCCTCTTTGAGTTTGTCCCAGGCCTGCTTTAGAGTATCACAAGCCATTATTCTTGTGAAGATAACATCGAGACTCCACTTTGAAGGCACGACATAGCCTTATACTTCTTGGCACATCTTCATTGTCTTTGCCTAACTGGCTATGGTCGGGTTGGCTCTTAGTGGTGGTGGCTCGATGTCATTGAGAACAACATTCCACAGTGTCGTGTGCTGCAGGTATGTTCTCATTTTCACTGCCCAGATGTTGTAATTTTCTCCAGCAAAGACAGGTGGAGGAGGTGGtgtaaaactcatttttcagcaagcaaaacaacctcttcttcttttgtttcaaacACAATTTGCTTAGTGACAGTGTACAACCAAGGCCCTCAAAGACTGAAAGCTcttgataccatttgttggatAAATGGCAATGGCgagtaaagaaagcaaaacgaatgaaagaaaaaacaaaagaaaagaactcaaagaagaaaatttgtaATCGAAAGTcatcataatttcattcaaattttgaatatatgaagGTTACAAAAGTATTTGACAGTTACCTACTAATTTAACTGCTCTTACTTAATACTTACTAAAATATAGCAACTTGTATATAAAAGAAAGTCGGCATACCAGCTATTACATCATCAATCTTTCCTACTAACTTAGCTAACTCATTACAAAGATTTAGGCTAAGTTCCATAggaacaaaatattcaaaaaataattttataactgaACCAACTCCATTTCTTTGCTACAAAACAGTATAGCAGCTAAAATTGTACAATTTGCTGCTGTTGGTCTTTTGACCAATTTGTTGCTGTTGGTTCTTTGTTGCAATGCAGGCCACGGCTTCAACAGCTATTAAGATTTTGAGTAATGGTGCTTTGCCTTTGTGGGCTGGAGTTCTTATTACGGCTAGTGATTGGTTAGTGTTCTTGTTGATATTTGgagttattattattgttgttagaAGTATTTGTGTGCATTAAAGGTTGCTTCTTTATGATATACGATGTCTGAATTTTCAAGGTTTTCGGTTTATTTTGTATGCTCACCTGGTTCTTCGTTTTCTTTGCCTTGTTACAGTTTTATCTTCTTGTTTCTTGAAAACTATGGAGTGAGGAAGCTGGAAGCATTTTTTGCTGTCCTTATTGCAACAATGGCCGTCTCATTTGCTTGGATGTTCGGTGAAACAAAACCAAGTGGCACCGAGCTTCTTCACGGTGACTAACTCGGCTCCATTGTAGCAAATTCCATGCTTCATATATCTCAATAAATTTCATTTAGTATTGCAGTTCACTGATGCTCAAATGGTTTCATATTTTCACTGGTGTTTTGGTTCCAAAACTGAGCTCCAAAACCATCAAGCAGGCTGTAGGAGTTGTGGGCTGCATTATTATGCCTCACAATGTATTCTTGCATTCGGCTCTAGTGCAATCACGCGAAATCGACCGTAACAAGAAAGGCCAGGTGCAAGAAGCTCTCAATTATTACTCGATCGAGTCGACTGCTGcacttataatttcatttataatcaacCTGTTTGTTACCACTGTCTTTGCTAAAGCATTTTATGACACAGAAGTAGCCACTGGTGTTGGTCTTGGGAATGCAGGCCAGTATCTTGAAGAAAAATATGGAGGCGGGATACTCCCCATTTTGTATATTTGGGCTATTGGGTTGTTAGCAGCTGGACAAAGTAGCACTATTACAGGCACTTATGCAGGGCAGTTCATCATGGGAGGCTTCTTGAAGCTGAAGTTGAAAAAATGGGTAAGAGCTTTGATCACAAGGAGTTGTGCAATTATTCCTACTATTATAGTTGCTCTTGTTTCGATTCGTCTGAAGCAGCCCTTGATACATTGAACGAATGGCTTAATGTGCTTCAGTCATTTCAGATCCCTTTTGCTCTTATCCCACTTCTTTGTCTGGTATCCAAAGAACAAATCATGGGTGCCTTCAGAATTGGCCATGTACTCAAGGTATGCTGCTAATCTCCTTGTGTTGCACCTTGCTAATCATTAACCCGTCTCTCCTGCCACTGACTGTGGCATGAGCTATATAAAATGCCAAATCGGTTCATTGAAAACGATGTAGCGACCCTGATAGCAGTTAGAACTTCTTCCATTCCATCTTTTAGCAGGGGACAATGTACAACTTTTGTTGTCTAAAAGCTACCTCTTGAGAGTTCTAGTTTCAGTACATTTTCCATTCATATTCACTGTTATACTGGGATTCCTTGAAGCCATTGATATAACCTAGCTCTTTTTCTACACCTAGTCATGAACTAAGTGCTTGTACCGTTCCATCACGCAAACTATCGACTCATGCTATTTTATAAGTTCCACTTATTTGGTGATCAACATCTTCATACCTGCTTCAGTTCATCAATATTTTCCCTACTAAGCATAGGAAAGGAAATGTCAGTGAGTGATGATTGCCTTATCAACACTCAAAGTAATGTGGTTACTGCATGTAGATCCTGTCAATGAAGAATTCGCCTTGTTTACGTTTTCCCCTCTCTTCTGCAGACAGTGGCATGGATTGTGGCAGCGCTGGTGATCGTGATCAACGGGTATCTTTTACTCAATTTCTTCTCTTCCGAAGTGAGTGGCCAAATGTTCACAAGCATAGTGTCTGCCTTTACAGCGCATATCTTGCATTTATAATTTACCTTGTTTCTCGAGGCTTTTCGTCGTTTGATACTCCCTAAAGCGGCATATCGAATCAAAAAAGTCGATCTTAGACACCCTTGGTAAGGCATGATATCAGAAAGCTCAAAACTCCTTACACCTACTACCAAATGCCAATATTGATGAAAGCCTCCTAGTGGGATTACTGTTTGAAACAACAGTGTTGTAAACAATAGATTTATCATATCTTGCTGGATATAGAGGATTGGAGTGAGTGAGACTCATAAACAAGAACATtcttttcaaccatttcaagGAACCAAACactgtaattttgaaaatctacCTTAAACTTTGTCCAAGCCGGATATACGTGAACCAGCTTTTCAACAAAactgttgcatttgttttttttttttaattgtaaatctgattttagaaatttctaCTAATATTAGGATTGCTTTTAAgaaattgcttcttttttttcttcatattctTTGATTCTAAAATATCTATTAATATTGCGACTGCTTTCAAAAGATTGAAACACCAATATTTCGTATTGCTTGTACTTGAATAATCTactctaaataaaatatatattactcagaaaataaaatgttaaaattttgaatttttcatagtttttagaAATGgtttaataatgattaaattttttattagcattttatttgaattttaaaataatttctatgttaattatttcaattaattattattttgtataatgACGTTTCGTATTGATTACATATTGTATATTGAATACggtaaaaatgatttaattaaaatttaaaatatttttaatttttaatacttaaattattaaataagttaacaTATTGAtcctctaattttttaaaaaaattattttaaccccATATAAATTTTCGCCATTTTAactcttaaatttatatttattatcaaattactcaaaataaataaagttaacatTGTTGACGTGTCATTCACGTAGCAATCTATATGTATGTATTATaaacaaagttaaaaagatattaatttttctatctattttgaggagatttgataaaaagacgaaaatttaaataaatagtaaaataattttcttttttgtaaaattagagaTTCAAGTCATTATGCCTATATTTTAAGAGGATCCATTTAGATGGATGATCAGATTGGTTCCAATAAAGCTAAAATCAGCGGGGATGATAAGATTGATAACTGTAAATTAGTGGCAAATTAAAGgatatttagttatttattacaTGAAGTAGGATTATTACTTTTGGCCAAtcataaaagtataaaagaaaataaattctaaaattccaGTCAAAATACCCATAAAGAAATTCCAAAACGACGAGAATCTGCCAATCTCCAACTAAGCAACGCCAGCAAAacgattaaataaattaaaaaaagtaactaatccccaaaaattaaaaaaaaaaaaagcttgaaaaaggaaaaagaatggCCTGAAGACCCAGCAACAGGATAGCGAAATCTGggacttatttattttttctttttggaaagaTTAGCGATATCAATAaacaagaaggaaaaaaaaacccaaaattcaaaGCTGCATTAAGGTACTAAATTTTTTCTTTGGC harbors:
- the LOC105763400 gene encoding LOW QUALITY PROTEIN: metal transporter Nramp3 (The sequence of the model RefSeq protein was modified relative to this genomic sequence to represent the inferred CDS: inserted 2 bases in 2 codons), with protein sequence MQPEDNKVPLLSDQDSDEDVAYDSSEKVHIVGINEPDDEASLGVVQPFSWKKLWLFTGPDFLMSIAFLDPGNLEGDLQAGAIAGYSLLWLLMWATAMGLLVQLLAARLGVATGKHLAELCSEEYPTWDRMVLWVMAELALIGADIQEVIGSATASTAIKILSNGALPLWAGVLITASDCFIFLFLENYGVRKLEAFFAVLIATMAVSFAWMFGETKPSGTELLTGVLVPKLSSKTIKQAVGVVGCIIMPHNVFLHSALVQSREIDRNKKGQVQEALNYYSIESTAALIISFIINLFVTTVFAKAFYDTEVATGVGLGNAGQYLEEKYGGGILPILYIWAIGLLAAGQSSTITGTYAGQFIMGGFLKLKLKKWVRALITRSCAIIPTIIVALXFDSSEAALDTLNEWLNVLQSFQIPFALIPLLCLVSKEQIMGAFRIGHVLKTVAWIVAALVIVINGYLLLNFFSSEVSGQMFTSIVSAFTXAYLAFIIYLVSRGFSSFDTP